Proteins from a genomic interval of Schistocerca piceifrons isolate TAMUIC-IGC-003096 chromosome 3, iqSchPice1.1, whole genome shotgun sequence:
- the LOC124788997 gene encoding uncharacterized protein LOC124788997 has translation MKLRPPQFIPDKPELWLAMLDLTFQHHGIVNEETKFMIAVSALDNKTATIRADIILQPPATQKYTRFKQLLIERLRRPVEQSIQQVLHGEKRGDKSPSEFWRHLRSLVNDTELLDTTVQLVWRVQLPEAVRTAVALSDAQDISSLISLADKVYTSLDAAHTSTVMFGHDSTDSQETAAIQRRQQQDVSQQLVDLRKQVDGLKQQISTLLGGKTGTNKKSKEDDIVSKERVCWYHRRFGSEATRCTSPCNYLNGDSGRRSRVRAPAPNVTR, from the coding sequence ATGAAATTACGCCCACCGCAGTTCATACCTGATAAACCTGAACTGTGGCTTGCAATGCTTGATCTGACTTTTCAGCATCATGGCATTGTAAACGAAGAGACAAAATTTATGATCGCCGTTAGTGCGCTTGACAATAAAACAGCAACGATCAGAGCAGATATAATACTTCAGCCGCCTGCCACACAAAAGTATACGCGTTTTAAGCAGTTACTCATTGAGCGACTACGTCGGCCGGTGGAACAAAGTATCCAGCAAGTATTGCACGGTGAAAAGAGAGGAGATAAGTCACCTTCGGAATTTTGGCGGCACCTGCGAAGTTTAGTCAACGACACCGAGTTGCTAGATACGACAGTGCAACTTGTATGGCGTGTGCAGTTGCCAGAGGCAGTTAGAACGGCTGTGGCGCTCTCAGACGCACAAGATATCTCGTCGTTGATCTCATTAGCCGACAAGGTCTACACCTCGTTAGACGCAGCGCATACTTCGACGGTGATGTTCGGTCACGACAGtacagactcacaggaaacggcgGCGATACAACGACGCCAACAGCAGGACGTTTCTCAACAACTGGTTGACCTACGAAAACAAGTGGACGGATTGAAGCAGCAGATATCGACGTTGCTCGGAGGCAAGACAGGCACAAACAAGAAGAGCAAGGAAGATGACATTGTGTCTAAGGAGCGTGTCTGCTGGTACCATCGACGATTTGGAAGCGAGGCGACGCGCTGCACATCACCCTGCAATTACCTAAATGGCGACAGCGGCCGGCGGTCGCGAGTTCGAGCACCAGCGCCTAATGTTACGAGGTGA